A window of Tistrella bauzanensis contains these coding sequences:
- a CDS encoding 3'-5' exonuclease: MTTRPRSPSARARAEMEAMAAKLEASGDYRVLRRITPREWFSTAAAKGDFQRRSEVRTGLILDVETTGLDPRTDAIIELGMIAFEYEPGGTVFRVTGSFSAFQDPGRPIPPEITRLTGITDEMVAGQSIEPIEVAGFAEPASVVIAHNAGFDRRFVERVWDIFRMKAWACSQSGIDWSGEGVEGTKLGYLLAQAGLFHDGHRAAEDCRALLEVLARPLPVSGVTALGSLLAGARQASMRIRAEGSPFDMKDALKARGYRWNDGSDGQPKAWWRDVAEADVEAELTFLRLEIYRRAELDIPVRRLTAFDRYSDRV, encoded by the coding sequence ATGACGACGCGTCCCCGCTCCCCATCCGCCCGGGCCCGTGCCGAGATGGAGGCCATGGCGGCAAAGCTGGAAGCCAGCGGCGATTATCGCGTTCTGCGCCGGATCACGCCGCGCGAATGGTTTTCCACCGCCGCCGCCAAGGGCGACTTCCAGCGCCGCAGCGAGGTGCGAACCGGGCTGATCCTGGATGTCGAGACCACCGGCCTCGACCCCAGGACCGATGCGATCATCGAATTGGGTATGATCGCCTTCGAATATGAACCCGGCGGCACGGTGTTCCGGGTCACCGGCAGTTTTTCGGCCTTTCAGGATCCGGGGCGGCCGATCCCGCCCGAGATCACCCGCCTGACCGGCATCACCGACGAGATGGTCGCCGGTCAGTCGATCGAGCCGATCGAGGTTGCGGGCTTCGCCGAGCCGGCATCGGTGGTGATCGCCCATAACGCCGGCTTCGACCGCCGGTTCGTCGAGCGGGTCTGGGATATTTTCCGGATGAAGGCCTGGGCCTGCTCGCAATCGGGCATCGACTGGTCGGGCGAGGGCGTGGAAGGCACCAAGCTCGGCTATCTGCTGGCACAGGCCGGGCTGTTCCATGACGGTCATCGGGCCGCCGAGGATTGCCGGGCCCTGCTGGAGGTTCTGGCCCGGCCGCTGCCGGTTTCGGGCGTCACGGCGCTGGGCAGCCTGCTGGCCGGGGCGCGCCAGGCGAGCATGCGGATCCGCGCCGAAGGCAGCCCCTTCGACATGAAGGACGCCCTGAAGGCCCGCGGCTATCGCTGGAACGACGGCTCCGACGGTCAGCCCAAGGCGTGGTGGCGCGATGTCGCCGAGGCCGATGTCGAGGCCGAGCTGACCTTCCTCCGGCTGGAGATCTATCGACGGGCCGAGCTTGATATCCCTGTGCGGCGGTTGACGGCTTTCGACCGCTACTCCGACCGGGTGTGA